A segment of the Bacteroidota bacterium genome:
CCAACAGCAACCATAATTTACCTGTTAACATAACTAACACTATCGATAAAATTGAGATAGCAATATAAGAGCCAACAGTACCTTGTCGGTTTCCTCCAAGAGGAATGTATAAATATTCCTGAAGCCATGATGACAATGAAATATGCCAACGCTTCCAAAAGTCACTTACGTTTTGCGCTTTGTAAGGTGAATTAAAATTAGTTTTTAAACGGAAACCAAGAAGTAAAGCAATACCAATCGCCATATCGGTATATCCTGAAAAATCTGCATAAATCTGAAGGGAATATCCTAAAGTACCAAGTACCACTTCTACACCTGAGTAGTAATTAGGATTATCAAAAATCCGATCGATGAAATTTATTGCGATATAGTCGGCGAGAATTTTCTTTGCTAAACCGTTTACAATCCAGAAGGCAGCCATTCCGAATTCTTTACGCTTTAAATCGTAAGGCAAATAAATCTGATAAACGAAATCATGCGCCTTTACGATCGGACCTGCCACTAAATGTGGGAAGAAGCACACGAAAAAGCCATAATCGAAAATGTTTTTTACTAGTGTAACATTTCCCCTGTATAAATCAACCGTATAGGAGATTGATTGAAAGGTAAAAAATGAAACACCAACCGGTAATATTAATTTATCTACTGAGAAATGTGTACCGAAAAATGTATTGGTGAAATGTGAAAAATGATTAAAGAATTCTATATCCGTACTAAATAACTGATTGCAACTGTCTGTGAAGAAATAAGCGTACTTGAAATAACTGAGCAGTAAGAGGTTTAAAGTAACACTTATGCCCATGAAGATTTTTTTGGCACGCTTGGTTTTGGCTTGATAGATTAATCGTCCCCAATTATAATCGCTGCAGATGGTAAAAATTAAAAGAATCAGAAAAACTCCGCTGGTTTTGTAGT
Coding sequences within it:
- a CDS encoding MBOAT family protein; protein product: MKYLHDVFSFTEGKPLLFTQLFFWGFFAVVLLFYSLVYKKIALRNIYLLAVSFFFYYKTSGVFLILLIFTICSDYNWGRLIYQAKTKRAKKIFMGISVTLNLLLLSYFKYAYFFTDSCNQLFSTDIEFFNHFSHFTNTFFGTHFSVDKLILPVGVSFFTFQSISYTVDLYRGNVTLVKNIFDYGFFVCFFPHLVAGPIVKAHDFVYQIYLPYDLKRKEFGMAAFWIVNGLAKKILADYIAINFIDRIFDNPNYYSGVEVVLGTLGYSLQIYADFSGYTDMAIGIALLLGFRLKTNFNSPYKAQNVSDFWKRWHISLSSWLQEYLYIPLGGNRQGTVGSYIAISILSIVLVMLTGKLWLLLVLFGVAIVFALIAYFSASFRKSINTNINLMVTMLLGGLWHGSSWLFIIWGGLNGLGLVIHKLWLKVVPKDSRKSILMKAFNVLITLLFISFTRVFFRSETMDTVVLLFDRLSNHFGIELTFQILQGYAGVLSLILLGYLIHWIPANYKEKYRSWFAGLPLYAMGLVIFAVVFVLYQLMSDEMQPFIYFQF